Proteins encoded in a region of the Novibacillus thermophilus genome:
- a CDS encoding glutamate-5-semialdehyde dehydrogenase, which yields MSEVREKAELAKKSSAQLAVLTTEQKNEALSSIARSIERHADRVLEANEQDVQKGIDSGLSKALLDRLQLTDARLKDMVKGLETLIELPDPVGEVLESWERDDGLKIEKVRVPLGVIGMVYEARPNVTVDATGLGLKTGNAMLLRGSSSARHSNTALVDVIRHGLEETDVPVDAVHLVESAERSSVQEMLTLNDLVDVIIPRGGAALIQRVVRESSVPVLETGAGICHIYIDCDARAEMAQDIVVNAKTDRPAVCNAVETVLVHTSWAERHLRSLLELLRERGVDVRGCPRTQSLAPFVKQATEEDWDMEYLDMVLSFKVVDSLREAVAHIHQHGTRHSEGIVTDNRETAEAFLQQVDAACVYHNASTRFTDGFEFGFGAEIGISTQKLHARGPMGLPQLTSYKYVLRGDGHIRGGGPTSC from the coding sequence GTGAGTGAGGTTCGGGAAAAAGCAGAGTTAGCCAAGAAGAGTTCAGCACAGTTAGCAGTATTGACGACAGAGCAAAAAAACGAGGCGTTGTCCAGTATTGCGCGGTCGATAGAGCGTCACGCGGACCGCGTCTTAGAGGCAAATGAACAAGATGTGCAAAAAGGGATCGACAGCGGGTTGTCCAAGGCGCTCCTCGACCGGCTGCAGCTTACGGACGCCAGATTGAAGGATATGGTCAAAGGGCTGGAGACCCTGATCGAACTGCCAGACCCCGTCGGTGAGGTGTTAGAGTCGTGGGAGCGGGATGACGGGTTAAAAATCGAAAAAGTGCGGGTGCCGCTGGGCGTGATTGGCATGGTCTACGAAGCGCGGCCGAACGTGACAGTCGACGCGACTGGATTGGGTTTGAAGACCGGGAATGCGATGCTCTTGCGCGGCAGCTCGTCTGCTCGCCACTCCAACACCGCGTTAGTGGACGTCATCCGTCACGGCCTCGAGGAGACAGATGTCCCGGTGGATGCCGTTCATCTGGTGGAATCCGCCGAACGGAGTTCTGTGCAGGAGATGCTCACGCTGAACGACCTCGTCGACGTGATCATTCCCCGCGGTGGAGCTGCCCTCATTCAGCGCGTCGTCCGTGAATCGAGCGTCCCGGTGTTAGAAACGGGGGCGGGTATATGCCATATTTACATTGACTGCGACGCACGTGCAGAAATGGCACAAGACATTGTGGTCAACGCCAAAACAGACCGCCCTGCCGTCTGCAATGCTGTCGAAACTGTGCTTGTCCACACATCGTGGGCTGAGCGCCATTTGCGCTCTCTCTTGGAGCTATTGAGAGAGCGCGGCGTCGATGTGCGCGGCTGTCCCCGTACCCAATCCCTCGCCCCTTTCGTCAAGCAGGCGACAGAAGAAGACTGGGACATGGAGTACTTGGATATGGTCCTTTCCTTCAAAGTGGTGGACAGTTTGCGCGAGGCGGTCGCTCACATCCATCAGCACGGAACACGACACTCTGAGGGGATTGTGACAGATAACCGTGAGACAGCGGAAGCTTTTTTACAGCAAGTCGATGCGGCCTGTGTGTACCACAACGCGTCCACGCGGTTTACAGACGGTTTTGAATTCGGGTTCGGAGCAGAGATCGGCATCAGCACGCAAAAACTGCACGCGCGCGGGCCGATGGGCTTACCGCAATTAACGTCTTACAAATATGTGTTGCGCGGAGACGGGCACATACGCGGAGGAGGTCCGACGTCATGTTAA
- the proC gene encoding pyrroline-5-carboxylate reductase, whose translation MLKQTMCFIGAGSMAEAIIAGLLEKQLTVKENISVFNKRDQSRLQKLRQRFGVRCPENKGEAVTSADIVFLAVKPKDVHDAMAQWGPYLKARKHLLVSVVAGMTTSHLETYVEEGVPVVRTMPNTSCTVGQSATGVAPGRWAGEGHRRLVEQLFRSVGTVVTLEEELLDTVTGLAGSGPAYVYYLVEAMEKAGIEAGLRPDIARQLTVQTLHGAAEMLVKTAEEPALLREKITSPGGTTSAGLEVLKSRDFTGVVRDAVFSARNRAKQLSEELTASPVK comes from the coding sequence ATGTTAAAGCAAACGATGTGTTTCATCGGGGCCGGCTCCATGGCTGAAGCGATAATAGCCGGTCTGCTGGAGAAACAGTTGACTGTGAAAGAGAACATTAGCGTGTTCAACAAAAGGGATCAAAGCCGGTTACAAAAGCTGAGACAGCGGTTCGGAGTCCGCTGTCCAGAAAATAAAGGAGAAGCCGTCACAAGTGCGGACATTGTTTTTCTAGCCGTCAAACCGAAGGACGTCCACGACGCCATGGCGCAGTGGGGCCCGTATCTGAAAGCTAGGAAGCACCTACTGGTGTCAGTCGTTGCCGGTATGACTACCTCTCACTTAGAAACGTACGTCGAAGAAGGAGTTCCGGTCGTCCGTACGATGCCCAATACATCGTGTACCGTCGGGCAGTCGGCCACTGGTGTCGCGCCGGGCCGATGGGCAGGTGAAGGGCATCGGCGATTGGTGGAACAGCTGTTTCGCTCTGTCGGAACTGTGGTGACCCTCGAGGAAGAGCTGCTCGACACGGTTACGGGACTTGCCGGGAGTGGGCCTGCCTATGTTTACTACCTCGTTGAAGCGATGGAAAAGGCCGGCATCGAAGCGGGTCTCCGCCCGGATATCGCCCGCCAACTGACGGTACAGACGTTGCACGGTGCGGCGGAGATGCTCGTGAAAACAGCGGAAGAACCGGCGTTGCTGCGAGAAAAAATCACATCCCCTGGTGGGACGACCTCTGCCGGATTAGAAGTGCTCAAGTCCCGCGACTTCACTGGAGTCGTACGAGACGCAGTGTTTTCCGCCCGTAATCGCGCTAAACAGTTGTCGGAGGAGTTGACGGCCTCCCCTGTCAAGTAA
- the lepB gene encoding signal peptidase I, with translation MKKALFLMRLSIAAVFVFVLVFAVNQLGFAFSVVNGTSMEPTLQDGDRLFINKFYFLVNTPHRKDVVTFEDPQQEGRYLVKRVVGIPGDTVEVRDGTLYVNGKKVTEQYIDTSIEDGNFGPVKVQPGTVFVMGDNRHKYASRDSRYESVGLVPFDLLEGKVEFIIWRPSLMTHL, from the coding sequence GTGAAGAAAGCGTTATTCCTAATGCGCTTAAGTATTGCCGCAGTGTTTGTATTCGTTTTAGTGTTCGCCGTCAACCAGCTCGGTTTTGCCTTTTCTGTCGTCAACGGCACGTCGATGGAACCGACTTTACAAGACGGCGACCGGTTGTTCATCAACAAATTTTACTTTTTAGTCAACACACCCCACCGAAAAGACGTCGTCACGTTTGAAGATCCGCAGCAAGAAGGGCGATACCTCGTCAAACGAGTTGTTGGCATTCCGGGAGATACCGTGGAAGTCCGCGACGGAACTCTGTACGTCAATGGTAAGAAAGTCACAGAACAGTACATTGATACCAGCATCGAAGACGGGAACTTCGGTCCGGTCAAAGTTCAGCCGGGAACGGTGTTCGTCATGGGAGATAACCGTCACAAGTACGCGAGTCGCGACAGTCGCTACGAAAGTGTCGGCCTCGTCCCGTTTGACCTGTTGGAAGGGAAAGTCGAATTTATTATTTGGCGTCCATCTCTCATGACACATTTGTAG
- the codY gene encoding GTP-sensing pleiotropic transcriptional regulator CodY — protein sequence MKLLDKTRRINKLLQKNVGYHVNFDDVADVLKDVIGANVYVVDPDGKLLGIAIHHEIASERMQQYMRDRQFPREYSEQLMDVEKTSSNISVDDPLTAYPVEMSDMFKEGYTTVVPIIGGGDHLGTLVLSRLKEKFVDDDLILAEYGATVVGLEILRERAGKIEEEARSKAVVQMAINSLSFSESEAVEHIFDELDGLEGLLVASKIADRVGITRSVIVNALRKLESAGVIESRSLGMKGTYIKILNPNLVPALRKARS from the coding sequence ATGAAATTGTTGGACAAGACACGGCGCATTAACAAATTGTTACAAAAAAACGTCGGATACCACGTCAACTTCGATGACGTCGCAGACGTTTTAAAAGATGTGATCGGTGCCAACGTATACGTCGTCGATCCAGACGGTAAACTGCTCGGCATCGCCATTCACCACGAGATTGCCAGTGAACGCATGCAGCAGTACATGCGCGATCGGCAATTTCCGAGAGAGTACAGCGAACAACTGATGGATGTAGAAAAAACGTCTTCCAACATCAGTGTCGATGATCCGTTAACCGCATACCCAGTGGAAATGAGCGATATGTTTAAAGAAGGGTATACGACTGTCGTCCCGATCATTGGCGGAGGCGACCACTTAGGAACGTTAGTGCTGTCTCGGTTGAAAGAGAAATTCGTCGATGACGACCTGATCTTGGCAGAGTACGGCGCCACCGTCGTCGGGCTGGAAATCTTGCGCGAGCGGGCTGGAAAAATCGAAGAAGAAGCGCGCAGCAAAGCAGTCGTCCAAATGGCTATCAATTCGCTCTCCTTTAGCGAATCGGAAGCCGTCGAACACATCTTCGACGAATTGGACGGGCTTGAAGGCCTTCTCGTCGCCAGTAAAATCGCCGACCGTGTCGGCATTACCCGTTCCGTCATCGTTAACGCCCTGCGCAAGCTCGAGAGTGCTGGGGTGATCGAATCTCGTTCCCTGGGGATGAAAGGGACTTACATTAAGATCTTGAACCCGAACTTAGTCCCGGCTTTAAGAAAAGCGCGGAGTTAA
- a CDS encoding ISLre2 family transposase, giving the protein MQKNNTVYPNLKQIEQLVWRQLQETFSKVMKTLLEDMDKQIAEERDKKRYRLIDKRKYHITSLFGEIELNRNYYRDRETGEYVFLLDRYLEFEDAGSFSPLIEEVAIELAVQGPSYRKAASTLETLLGYRVISHEAIRQHLLQVSSIPKKREHVHQPVLFVEVDGLFVKRQGKRKKGKEEKIAAVHQGWEVNGKRVRLKNKRHFVHEGNQPFWEAFEDFLIENFEYDPTFHKLVINGDGANWITTCRDYFKDRAFFSLDRFHVAREIRSLFRHHPRYRPIRKALASYDYEKLLTELNSAVGTLEDDEQEERLEAFIRQLEKYPEALGDYRNWLKEQGIDTTGMRPMGSAEGTMSVFAKRLKNGRSWVDKGVSAMFTGLVAYLDKLTLKTLFGRIEKWTETKVEKNPPRYYKEKVTSTIGEATRDNVLYLKRKANIPVYKALKELSGF; this is encoded by the coding sequence ATGCAAAAGAATAACACAGTATATCCAAATTTAAAACAGATTGAGCAATTAGTTTGGAGGCAATTACAGGAAACCTTCTCAAAGGTCATGAAAACACTATTAGAGGACATGGACAAGCAGATTGCAGAAGAACGAGATAAAAAACGCTATCGACTCATTGATAAAAGAAAATATCATATAACTAGTCTCTTCGGAGAGATTGAATTAAATCGTAATTATTACCGTGACCGGGAGACAGGGGAATATGTTTTTCTCCTTGATCGTTATTTAGAGTTTGAGGATGCAGGTTCTTTTAGCCCATTGATTGAGGAGGTAGCTATTGAATTAGCTGTTCAGGGACCTTCCTATCGAAAAGCAGCCAGTACGTTAGAAACCCTTTTAGGCTATCGGGTTATTAGTCATGAGGCAATCCGTCAACACTTATTACAAGTTTCGAGTATTCCAAAAAAGCGTGAGCATGTACATCAACCTGTATTATTTGTAGAGGTCGATGGTTTGTTTGTAAAACGTCAAGGTAAACGAAAAAAGGGAAAAGAAGAGAAAATAGCCGCAGTTCATCAAGGCTGGGAAGTCAATGGGAAACGAGTAAGACTGAAGAATAAACGCCATTTCGTACATGAAGGGAACCAGCCATTTTGGGAGGCGTTTGAGGACTTTCTCATCGAAAACTTTGAGTATGATCCAACCTTTCATAAGTTGGTAATAAATGGAGATGGTGCAAATTGGATTACAACTTGTCGTGACTATTTCAAAGATCGTGCATTCTTTTCGCTTGATCGTTTCCATGTGGCACGGGAGATTCGAAGTTTGTTCCGTCATCACCCACGTTATCGTCCAATTCGTAAGGCGCTTGCATCATATGATTATGAGAAATTGCTTACAGAGCTTAACAGTGCAGTCGGAACGCTAGAGGATGATGAGCAAGAGGAACGTCTAGAAGCATTTATTCGCCAATTAGAGAAATATCCAGAAGCCTTGGGAGATTATCGTAACTGGCTTAAAGAACAGGGTATAGATACAACAGGAATGCGTCCGATGGGTAGTGCAGAAGGAACCATGAGTGTATTTGCCAAAAGACTTAAAAATGGCCGTAGTTGGGTGGATAAAGGTGTAAGTGCCATGTTCACTGGTTTGGTAGCTTACTTGGATAAATTGACCTTAAAAACACTATTTGGCAGGATTGAAAAATGGACTGAAACAAAGGTGGAAAAGAACCCACCAAGATACTATAAAGAAAAAGTTACGAGCACAATTGGTGAAGCCACTAGAGACAATGTTCTATATCTAAAAAGAAAAGCTAACATACCAGTTTACAAAGCATTAAAAGAGTTGTCTGGCTTTTAA
- a CDS encoding RidA family protein, producing MGSIEERLNAMGITLPSAPKPAAVYIPVQQTGNLLFTSGQDCRKDGKLIYEGKVGRDLTIEQGQEAARQTIINCLAVLKKHIGDLDKITKIVKVLGFVNSAPGFVEQPYVINGASEFLEKVFGEKGKHARSAVAANELPFNTPVEIEMIVELDD from the coding sequence ATGGGAAGTATTGAAGAAAGGTTAAATGCAATGGGTATCACGTTGCCTTCGGCACCAAAGCCAGCAGCTGTATACATACCGGTTCAACAAACTGGTAACCTCTTATTTACCTCGGGACAAGATTGTAGAAAAGATGGGAAGCTGATTTATGAAGGAAAAGTTGGACGAGATCTCACAATTGAACAGGGCCAGGAAGCCGCTCGGCAAACGATCATAAATTGCTTAGCGGTTTTAAAAAAGCATATAGGCGATTTAGACAAAATAACAAAAATCGTAAAAGTGTTAGGTTTTGTTAATAGTGCTCCGGGTTTTGTTGAACAGCCGTACGTTATAAATGGGGCTTCGGAATTTCTTGAAAAGGTTTTTGGCGAAAAAGGTAAACATGCTCGTTCTGCTGTAGCCGCAAATGAATTACCCTTTAATACACCAGTTGAAATTGAGATGATTGTCGAATTAGATGATTAA
- a CDS encoding sodium:solute symporter family protein, whose amino-acid sequence MGNPIVYLAVFLVFIGLMLVIGILVSRHIKSGEDFLMGGRGLSSFLLIGTTVATLVGTGSSMGAVQYAFTNGWAGALYGIGGAIGIFVLLLLFGDVRRFSFMTYSEELSYYFGASKLIKGLTSVLLYIASIGWLGAHILGGSLYLSWITGIDPVTAKMLTAIGFAGFTIIGGYLSVVITDTIQGFILFFGFIFLTLLSLVKIGGYSVISENLPNEMVSFLGTQQIGWIPAISLIVVIAVGVLATPSYRQRIYSSKDVSTVKKGFIVSGFLFAIFSIFPSISGMAARILNPDLESGYAFPYLATEVFPLWIGAIILISGLSATMSSGSSDFIAAVTILLRDVYQVLTGKLPRKEHIVKYSRISLVITIVLALILTIGSSNIIDYISNFISTVMSGLFVASVLGKFWSRANWQGGLASMIGGSLTSTIILMNDSLLAYWGNPILPSLAGAFIFGILVSLITPKNNVTKQEALRKLSEERAVMDTGTENI is encoded by the coding sequence ATGGGAAATCCAATCGTTTACTTGGCAGTTTTCCTCGTATTTATTGGATTGATGTTGGTTATAGGGATCCTCGTCTCTCGACACATTAAAAGCGGTGAAGATTTTTTGATGGGAGGAAGGGGATTATCTTCATTTCTTTTAATCGGAACTACTGTAGCTACTCTTGTAGGTACTGGTTCAAGTATGGGGGCGGTTCAATATGCCTTTACAAATGGTTGGGCAGGAGCCCTATACGGGATAGGAGGAGCTATTGGTATCTTTGTTTTGCTCCTACTTTTTGGGGATGTCAGAAGATTTAGTTTCATGACATATTCCGAAGAATTAAGCTATTACTTTGGAGCGAGTAAATTAATTAAAGGATTAACCTCGGTTCTGTTATATATCGCGTCTATTGGTTGGTTAGGAGCACATATTTTAGGTGGAAGTTTATATTTATCGTGGATAACAGGGATCGATCCTGTTACAGCTAAAATGTTGACAGCTATCGGGTTCGCTGGTTTCACCATTATCGGGGGTTATTTGTCGGTTGTTATCACTGACACGATTCAAGGGTTCATTTTGTTCTTTGGATTTATTTTTCTAACATTGCTATCCCTCGTTAAAATCGGTGGATATTCTGTCATATCTGAAAATCTGCCCAATGAAATGGTATCTTTCTTGGGAACACAACAGATCGGATGGATTCCGGCAATATCGTTAATTGTTGTAATAGCGGTTGGTGTTTTGGCGACGCCTTCTTACCGCCAACGAATATATTCGAGTAAAGATGTCTCAACGGTCAAAAAAGGTTTTATTGTTTCGGGTTTTCTCTTTGCAATCTTTTCGATATTTCCATCTATCTCAGGTATGGCTGCAAGAATTCTAAATCCCGATTTAGAGTCAGGGTATGCATTCCCTTACTTGGCAACGGAAGTTTTTCCGCTATGGATCGGTGCCATTATTCTGATTTCGGGATTAAGCGCTACGATGTCTTCTGGAAGTTCTGATTTTATTGCAGCCGTCACTATACTGCTAAGGGATGTTTACCAAGTACTTACAGGAAAACTTCCCCGAAAAGAACATATAGTGAAATACTCGCGAATTTCTTTAGTGATAACTATTGTTTTGGCTCTTATCTTGACAATCGGTTCGAGCAACATTATTGATTATATTTCTAACTTTATTTCAACGGTCATGTCTGGTCTGTTTGTTGCTTCAGTTTTGGGAAAATTTTGGTCGAGGGCCAATTGGCAAGGGGGACTCGCCAGTATGATTGGCGGCTCTTTAACATCCACCATCATCTTGATGAACGATTCGCTTCTTGCTTATTGGGGGAACCCAATTTTGCCGTCATTGGCGGGGGCGTTTATATTTGGAATACTAGTCAGTTTAATAACACCAAAAAATAACGTTACTAAGCAAGAAGCCTTAAGAAAGTTAAGTGAGGAAAGAGCGGTTATGGATACCGGTACGGAGAATATTTAG
- a CDS encoding alanine racemase, whose amino-acid sequence MFETPSIIVDEDKVRKNIKKMAEIAKKRGVRLRPHVKTHKIPKIAKMQIEAGAVGITVAKTTEAEVMASAGINDIFVAYPIVTDAKIDRVLELSKKIRLIVGVDSIEGARKLSDKAKMNNQHIEVRLEVDTGLRRTGVKYEKAVDLAKEISILDNVNLTGIYTYKGALFKGRPTLDLYKAGLEEGELMAALAKRLRKDGLEIKDVSGGSTPTAENVAQVEGITEIRPGTYVFNDRMQMGYKVCRFEDCAAKVVATVVSIPSEDLLVIDGGSKTFATDVQPNSEPLKLDGFGECANHHEGVLERLTEEHGMVRVPPGQSFQVGDTIEIIPNHICSTINLHDAVYFKKEDGSLEKLAVSARGKLY is encoded by the coding sequence ATGTTTGAAACACCATCCATTATCGTTGACGAAGACAAGGTTCGGAAAAATATAAAGAAGATGGCGGAAATTGCTAAAAAAAGAGGGGTTCGATTACGCCCTCATGTAAAAACACACAAGATACCCAAAATTGCAAAGATGCAAATAGAAGCCGGTGCTGTCGGGATCACAGTTGCAAAGACAACTGAAGCAGAAGTGATGGCATCAGCAGGAATTAATGATATATTTGTTGCCTACCCGATCGTTACCGATGCCAAAATTGATAGAGTATTGGAACTGAGTAAGAAGATTCGTCTAATTGTAGGTGTTGACAGTATTGAAGGAGCAAGAAAATTATCTGATAAGGCAAAAATGAACAATCAGCATATTGAAGTAAGGTTGGAAGTGGATACAGGTTTAAGGAGAACAGGTGTCAAGTATGAGAAAGCAGTAGACCTGGCCAAAGAGATTTCTATTTTAGACAATGTTAATTTAACCGGTATTTATACATATAAAGGGGCTTTGTTTAAAGGAAGGCCGACATTGGACCTGTATAAGGCTGGATTAGAAGAAGGAGAATTAATGGCCGCACTAGCAAAGCGACTGAGAAAAGACGGGCTTGAAATTAAAGATGTTAGTGGTGGGTCCACACCGACTGCTGAAAACGTTGCACAAGTGGAGGGAATCACAGAGATTCGTCCCGGAACTTATGTTTTTAATGACAGAATGCAAATGGGATATAAGGTTTGTCGTTTTGAAGATTGTGCGGCGAAGGTAGTGGCGACAGTAGTAAGCATACCGTCAGAAGATCTACTAGTCATTGATGGAGGAAGTAAAACGTTTGCCACAGATGTACAACCGAATTCTGAACCTTTAAAATTGGACGGTTTTGGAGAATGTGCAAACCATCATGAAGGGGTGTTAGAGAGGTTAACAGAAGAGCACGGGATGGTTAGAGTTCCACCGGGACAAAGCTTCCAAGTTGGTGATACAATCGAGATCATTCCAAATCATATTTGCAGCACGATTAATCTCCATGACGCTGTTTATTTTAAAAAGGAAGACGGTTCTTTAGAAAAGCTGGCTGTTTCCGCCCGTGGAAAACTATATTAA
- a CDS encoding N-acyl-D-amino-acid deacylase family protein, which produces MLDYVLKNGRIVDGTGNPWFIGDIAIKDGRIVQVGRVETESKEEIDVGQHIISPGFIDGHCHSDLMILDHPDSRIKLEQGVTTEVVGNCGLAPAPFFPQFGNQLQAYVEPVLGKTNREWNWHTVEDYMNVLASVNPSENVSTYVAHGALRIAVMGFEKRPARPAEVEKMKVLLEDGLKAGAIGLSIGLLYAPGSYTSKEELAELCTVLSKYNGLLATHVRGEGNNLVPSIQEVLWIAEKSGVQLHISHLKAAGKRNWGKVLDAIEMIEDARNRGMDVTCDVYPYSAGSTMLTTLLPPWSLEGGIQRTIERLKDKVTREEIKNELNREQEDWDNLVASTGWESVFVSSVQTSKNKVFEGKNIADISRSTGKDPIDQMMDLLIEEFGNVSIVFFHMSDTDLKSVIKYDKSLIASDSLTCSTGKPHPRLFGTFPRIFSKYVREEKILKLEDAVRKMTSFPAKRFNLGKRGLLVPGYIADITVFDEDRIADRATYEHPTQYPDGISYVFVNGTKTKEFNTYTKRRSGKVVFSETICVDG; this is translated from the coding sequence ATGCTTGATTACGTATTAAAAAACGGCCGAATTGTTGATGGGACTGGAAACCCATGGTTTATCGGAGATATTGCGATTAAAGACGGTAGGATCGTGCAAGTTGGTAGAGTTGAAACGGAAAGCAAAGAAGAAATTGATGTTGGACAACATATCATTTCTCCGGGCTTTATCGATGGTCATTGCCATTCTGATTTAATGATTTTGGATCATCCAGACTCCCGTATAAAATTGGAACAAGGTGTTACTACAGAAGTAGTAGGAAATTGCGGCTTGGCTCCGGCCCCTTTTTTTCCGCAATTCGGAAACCAACTCCAGGCGTATGTTGAACCAGTATTAGGTAAGACAAACCGGGAATGGAATTGGCACACTGTGGAAGATTATATGAACGTTTTGGCATCAGTTAACCCTTCTGAAAATGTATCGACCTATGTCGCACACGGTGCGTTGAGAATCGCAGTCATGGGCTTTGAAAAAAGACCTGCCAGACCTGCTGAGGTAGAAAAAATGAAGGTGTTACTTGAAGACGGTTTAAAGGCCGGGGCGATTGGTTTGTCGATTGGATTGCTTTACGCTCCTGGTAGTTATACAAGCAAGGAGGAGCTTGCAGAACTTTGCACTGTTCTGTCGAAATATAACGGATTGCTTGCTACACATGTTCGTGGTGAAGGAAACAATTTAGTTCCATCAATACAAGAAGTTCTCTGGATTGCTGAAAAGAGTGGAGTCCAACTGCATATCAGCCATCTGAAAGCTGCCGGTAAACGTAATTGGGGTAAGGTGTTAGATGCGATTGAAATGATTGAAGACGCAAGGAACAGGGGGATGGATGTAACCTGTGACGTTTATCCTTATTCAGCTGGTTCTACCATGTTGACCACACTGTTACCCCCTTGGTCACTGGAAGGAGGAATACAAAGAACAATAGAAAGACTAAAAGATAAAGTGACAAGAGAAGAAATTAAAAATGAGTTAAACCGTGAACAAGAGGACTGGGATAATCTCGTTGCATCTACAGGTTGGGAAAGCGTATTTGTCTCTTCAGTCCAAACTAGTAAAAATAAAGTGTTTGAAGGAAAGAATATCGCGGATATCAGTCGATCAACCGGAAAGGATCCTATTGACCAAATGATGGATTTACTAATTGAGGAGTTCGGCAATGTTTCCATCGTTTTTTTCCACATGTCGGACACTGACTTGAAGTCTGTCATAAAATATGATAAATCGTTAATTGCTTCAGACAGTCTCACTTGCTCAACGGGAAAACCACATCCCAGGCTGTTTGGAACTTTCCCCAGAATTTTTTCTAAATACGTTCGTGAAGAAAAAATTCTCAAGTTGGAAGATGCCGTAAGAAAGATGACATCTTTTCCTGCCAAACGGTTTAATCTCGGCAAACGCGGACTTTTAGTTCCTGGTTATATAGCAGACATTACTGTTTTTGACGAAGACCGCATTGCGGATAGGGCCACCTATGAACATCCTACTCAGTATCCGGATGGGATATCGTACGTATTTGTCAATGGCACCAAAACTAAAGAATTCAATACCTATACGAAAAGAAGAAGTGGTAAGGTTGTATTTTCTGAAACGATTTGTGTGGATGGCTGA
- a CDS encoding bifunctional 4-hydroxy-2-oxoglutarate aldolase/2-dehydro-3-deoxy-phosphogluconate aldolase: protein MKQRLLRQLYEQRIVAIIRGITGEGLDSLVGTLVESGIRIMEVTVDTPGVYDKIQRIKDEYGDEVAVGAGTVLDSETARTAISAGAEFLVSPSLNVDVIKTAKRYGKAVFPGCMTPTEIVQAFEAGADVIKVFPASVVGPRYFRELSGPLGHIPLMPTGGVNLDNAWDYVEAGAAAVGLGSALVGRGGRQVDLADVKERAQAFRGLVRN from the coding sequence GTGAAGCAGAGATTACTCCGTCAGTTGTACGAACAGCGCATCGTCGCCATCATTCGCGGCATCACCGGGGAAGGGTTGGACAGTCTCGTCGGCACCTTGGTGGAGAGCGGCATTCGCATCATGGAGGTGACGGTCGACACCCCCGGGGTGTACGACAAAATCCAGCGAATCAAAGACGAGTACGGCGACGAAGTGGCCGTAGGAGCGGGGACGGTGTTGGACAGCGAAACAGCGCGCACCGCCATCAGTGCGGGAGCGGAGTTTCTCGTATCCCCGTCGCTCAATGTGGACGTGATCAAAACAGCGAAGCGTTACGGGAAGGCGGTCTTTCCCGGATGTATGACGCCGACAGAGATCGTGCAGGCGTTTGAGGCTGGGGCCGATGTGATCAAAGTGTTTCCGGCCAGTGTGGTAGGGCCGCGGTATTTCCGCGAGTTGTCGGGGCCGTTGGGCCACATTCCGCTCATGCCCACCGGCGGGGTCAACCTAGACAACGCCTGGGACTATGTGGAGGCCGGTGCAGCTGCTGTCGGCCTTGGAAGCGCCCTGGTCGGGCGCGGCGGACGGCAGGTGGACCTGGCGGACGTGAAAGAGAGAGCCCAGGCGTTTCGTGGATTGGTGAGGAACTAA